GTAGGACGATGGCCACTGTGGCATCCCCGCGCCCCTTGCCGAAGCGGGCGGTGATACGCATGGCACGTTCAGCCTCTTCCTCACTTTCTAAATTGCCGTCCACCAGCACCACCGGGCCGGGGACCACCTCGGCGCGCAGGGTATCGAAGCGGTCGCTGTAGCCTTGCAGATAGTGGTTTTCCCCCTCTTCGCGTCCCACGATCAGCTTGTATTGGGGGTTGATGCGCAGGTGGCGCCCCACCTTCAGCAACACAATGTCGTCCATGGTGTAGCGGCGCGAACCGCGCACCTGCCACATGTCTTTCAACCGCCGGGCATAATTTTCATCGGTCAGAAAACAGCATCCCCCTGCCGGTTGGGGGAACTCCTTGATGTCGAACTGGCGGACCAGCGCCAGTTGAGGCTTGCGCGATCTTCCACCGATACGGCCCAGTTTGCTCCGGTCGACCCACCCTTTTTTTTCGGGCTCGGTTTCGGGCAGCAGCTGCGCCGAAAGGGGACGCAGCAGCCACCCCCTCATTTCGGCGTCTCGCTCGATCACCGGGAAGGTATCCCGACGCTGACTCATGGGGCGCTCCCCCAGCACCTCACCGGTGAAGACAAAATCGAACCCCATCGTCTCCATCATCTGTTTGGCCTTCTGCACCATAAAAATTTTGCAGTCTAAGCAGGGATTAACGTTCTTGCCGTAGCCGTAGCGAGGGTTGGTAACGATCTCAACGTAGTCCTCTGAGATATCCTCGATGT
Above is a genomic segment from Proteobacteria bacterium CG1_02_64_396 containing:
- a CDS encoding tRNA (5-methylaminomethyl-2-thiouridylate)-methyltransferase — its product is MNDVITHQGQRPIRALGMLSGGLDSILAVRMLQNQGIEVECVNFYTGFCVTGHTQALRSNKDGTMKQHDALAAAEQLGVKLHIEDISEDYVEIVTNPRYGYGKNVNPCLDCKIFMVQKAKQMMETMGFDFVFTGEVLGERPMSQRRDTFPVIERDAEMRGWLLRPLSAQLLPETEPEKKGWVDRSKLGRIGGRSRKPQLALVRQFDIKEFPQPAGGCCFLTDENYARRLKDMWQVRGSRRYTMDDIVLLKVGRHLRINPQYKLIVGREEGENHYLQGYSDRFDTLRAEVVPGPVVLVDGNLESEEEAERAMRITARFGKGRGDATVAIVLRRKTGEQIVREVAPLPAEEVDHDWYL